Proteins found in one Candidatus Nitrosopelagicus brevis genomic segment:
- a CDS encoding redox-regulated ATPase YchF yields MVIKIGIIGKTNTGKTTFFNSATLASTEISSYPFTTKKPQNGTAQAITLCVHMEFKVQCEPNHSKCADGWRYIPIELIDLPGLIKDAWKGKGLGNQFLSIAAQSDALLHVVDCSGSIDASGKITEPGSGDPVSDFADIEEELVMWYQKILEGNRDKLSKNIRDGTDQVDALTELYQGIGVKKSHVIQALKTTGLEDTPFDEFEMGQTKELAKILRKISKPTLIVANKIDVPGADKNFNRLRERYNEVITVPASADSELTLRRAEQQDLIKYSPGSEQFDVVKPEELNDKQTNALNFIKQDIMGEYMRTGVQFAINVTVFKLLKMNAIFPVADETNMSDKKGRVLPDLFLLKDGATVKNLANEIHTDLSKGLLHAKDLRYNLRLPTHYQLRDRDVISLVSATKKSTG; encoded by the coding sequence ATGGTAATTAAGATTGGAATTATAGGTAAAACTAATACTGGTAAAACCACATTCTTCAATTCCGCTACGTTGGCATCAACTGAAATTTCATCGTATCCATTTACAACAAAAAAACCACAAAATGGAACTGCACAAGCAATCACGTTATGTGTACATATGGAGTTTAAAGTACAATGTGAACCAAATCATTCTAAATGTGCTGATGGATGGCGTTACATTCCAATCGAATTAATTGATTTACCTGGATTAATCAAAGATGCATGGAAAGGAAAAGGATTAGGAAATCAGTTTCTCTCAATTGCTGCTCAGTCTGATGCGTTGTTACACGTAGTTGATTGTTCTGGAAGTATTGATGCATCAGGAAAAATTACTGAACCTGGCTCAGGTGATCCGGTATCTGATTTTGCTGACATTGAAGAAGAATTGGTAATGTGGTATCAAAAAATTCTTGAAGGTAATAGGGATAAACTATCAAAAAACATTCGCGATGGAACAGATCAAGTGGATGCTTTAACTGAACTATATCAAGGAATTGGAGTTAAAAAATCCCATGTAATTCAAGCACTAAAAACTACTGGACTTGAGGACACTCCATTTGATGAATTTGAAATGGGTCAAACCAAAGAACTTGCAAAAATTCTACGTAAGATATCAAAACCTACCTTGATAGTTGCAAACAAAATTGATGTCCCAGGTGCAGACAAAAATTTTAATCGCCTTCGTGAAAGATATAATGAGGTCATTACTGTTCCTGCAAGTGCAGACAGTGAGTTGACCTTGAGACGTGCTGAACAACAGGATTTGATTAAATATTCACCTGGTTCTGAACAATTTGACGTTGTAAAACCTGAAGAATTAAACGACAAACAGACAAACGCACTAAACTTCATCAAACAGGATATCATGGGTGAATACATGCGTACAGGTGTTCAATTTGCAATTAATGTTACCGTTTTCAAACTACTAAAAATGAATGCAATTTTTCCTGTTGCAGATGAAACTAACATGTCTGATAAGAAAGGACGTGTGCTTCCTGATCTATTCTTACTAAAAGATGGTGCTACTGTAAAGAATTTGGCAAATGAAATTCATACAGATCTATCAAAAGGATTGTTACATGCTAAAGACTTGAGGTATAATCTTCGTTTACCAACACATTACCAATTGCGAGATAGAGATGTCATATCTTTAGTAAGCGCAACAAAGAAATCCACTGGATAA
- a CDS encoding EF-Tu/IF-2/RF-3 family GTPase, producing MESVNFVILGDQEIATDFGKKGTSTDLTLFDRKESEKIYTFVTPNGFPEKIQPLFQAIALAEYVIFHVNTLDKFTGEQILALDALGKKDGILSHSYDVDESRLDLMIKGTVLEGYKKIEQDKIKEELANFAVEKKDGSTSIVIDHTFDVKGVGTVALGKVLSGKITQYDKINHYPSEIEAMVKSIQMHDDDVKESVSPARVGLSLKNIKHDEITRGDVLSNDPSIKTVTEITIDFKQNQFFKANLAENQMCLVSIGLQIKAAKFASVSPMKLIFEKPVIIMPEDVCVLLKPESNSVRIIGSGTPQ from the coding sequence ATGGAATCTGTAAATTTTGTTATTTTAGGTGATCAAGAAATTGCAACTGATTTTGGAAAAAAAGGTACATCTACAGATTTAACGTTATTTGATAGAAAAGAATCTGAAAAAATTTACACATTTGTAACGCCGAATGGTTTTCCTGAAAAGATTCAGCCTCTATTTCAGGCAATTGCATTGGCAGAATATGTGATATTTCATGTAAATACATTAGACAAGTTTACAGGCGAACAAATTCTTGCTTTAGATGCACTAGGAAAAAAGGACGGAATTTTATCCCATTCTTATGATGTTGATGAATCTCGATTAGATTTGATGATCAAAGGAACTGTTCTTGAAGGATACAAAAAAATTGAACAAGATAAAATTAAAGAAGAATTAGCAAACTTCGCTGTAGAAAAAAAAGATGGAAGTACAAGCATTGTAATTGATCACACTTTTGATGTAAAGGGTGTGGGAACTGTAGCATTAGGGAAGGTTCTATCTGGAAAGATCACACAATATGATAAGATTAACCATTATCCTTCTGAAATTGAAGCAATGGTAAAATCAATTCAAATGCATGATGATGATGTTAAAGAGTCAGTTTCACCTGCCCGAGTTGGTCTTTCTCTTAAAAATATCAAACATGATGAGATTACACGTGGTGATGTGCTATCAAATGACCCTTCAATCAAAACTGTCACTGAAATTACTATTGATTTCAAACAAAATCAATTCTTCAAGGCAAACTTGGCAGAAAATCAAATGTGTCTTGTAAGTATAGGTCTTCAAATAAAGGCTGCAAAGTTTGCATCTGTATCTCCTATGAAATTAATATTTGAAAAACCTGTAATCATAATGCCTGAAGATGTATGTGTTTTACTAAAGCCTGAATCTAACAGTGTTCGAATAATTGGAAGTGGTACTCCTCAATGA
- a CDS encoding scaffold protein involved in DNA repair: MNSARACPICPECGSKKFERLDGDGVKVRCLSCKKIITI; encoded by the coding sequence ATGAACTCTGCAAGAGCATGTCCAATCTGTCCTGAATGTGGCTCTAAAAAATTTGAAAGACTAGATGGTGACGGTGTAAAGGTTCGATGTTTAAGCTGTAAAAAAATCATAACTATTTAG
- the ilvC gene encoding ketol-acid reductoisomerase, with the protein MAKTWKDADISLDPIKDQTIAVIGYGIQGDAQANNMKDSGLKVIVGLREGSPTWNKAKEDGHQVMSVADATKQADIVHILLPDMVQAKVYKEEIGPNLSEGNALSFSHAAAIYWKWIDAPENVDLIMVAPKGPGSKVRETYLQNFGTPSIVAVEQDKTGNAWDRTLGIAKAIGSARAGLIQTTFKEEVETDWFGEQADLCGGSASMVVNAFETLVEAGYQPEIAYFEVLHELKLIVDMIQRYGINGMWRRVSETARYGGLTRGPMVMTSDTKENMKKVLTMIQDGTFNKEWIDNYQNEGKAAFDKYMKDLDGHQIETVGKQMRKMMWPDSTE; encoded by the coding sequence ATGGCAAAGACATGGAAAGATGCAGACATTAGTCTTGACCCTATCAAAGACCAAACTATTGCAGTAATTGGATATGGTATCCAAGGAGATGCACAGGCAAATAACATGAAAGATTCAGGTCTAAAAGTTATTGTTGGCTTAAGAGAAGGTAGCCCAACTTGGAATAAAGCAAAAGAAGACGGTCATCAAGTTATGTCAGTTGCCGATGCCACAAAACAAGCAGACATTGTTCACATTTTACTTCCAGATATGGTTCAAGCCAAAGTGTACAAAGAAGAAATTGGTCCAAACCTTTCAGAAGGAAATGCATTATCATTTTCACATGCAGCAGCAATTTACTGGAAATGGATTGACGCACCAGAAAATGTTGATCTAATTATGGTTGCACCAAAAGGTCCTGGCTCTAAAGTAAGAGAGACATACTTACAAAACTTTGGAACTCCATCAATTGTTGCAGTAGAACAAGACAAGACAGGTAACGCATGGGATAGAACATTAGGAATTGCAAAGGCAATTGGTAGTGCTCGTGCTGGATTAATCCAAACTACATTCAAAGAGGAAGTTGAAACTGATTGGTTTGGGGAGCAAGCAGATTTGTGTGGTGGTTCTGCATCAATGGTAGTTAACGCATTTGAGACATTAGTAGAAGCAGGCTATCAACCAGAAATTGCATACTTTGAGGTATTACACGAATTAAAATTAATTGTAGACATGATTCAAAGATATGGAATCAATGGAATGTGGAGACGTGTTTCAGAAACTGCAAGATATGGTGGACTTACAAGAGGTCCAATGGTCATGACATCTGATACAAAAGAAAACATGAAAAAAGTTCTAACAATGATTCAAGATGGAACATTTAACAAAGAATGGATTGATAATTATCAAAATGAAGGCAAGGCTGCATTTGATAAATACATGAAAGACTTGGATGGTCATCAAATCGAAACTGTAGGAAAACAGATGAGAAAAATGATGTGGCCTGACTCTACTGAATAA
- a CDS encoding cobalamin B12-binding domain-containing protein, with translation MKQKVQSRRVKILVAKLGLDGHDRGALVLCRAFRDAGMEVIYSGLFATPDRIAQIVEDEDADAVALSLLNGAHGTLFPRVVKELKKKKITDVLVVGGGVIPEEDKKALEKAGVSGNFGPGTSLDIIIDHITKGVSKLRKL, from the coding sequence ATGAAGCAAAAGGTACAGTCACGACGCGTCAAAATTCTAGTTGCAAAATTAGGCTTGGATGGTCATGATAGAGGTGCACTAGTTCTATGTAGAGCATTTAGAGATGCCGGAATGGAGGTAATCTATTCAGGGTTATTTGCCACACCAGATAGAATTGCACAGATTGTCGAAGACGAAGATGCTGATGCTGTTGCCCTAAGTTTGCTAAATGGAGCTCATGGAACATTATTTCCAAGAGTTGTAAAAGAATTGAAAAAGAAAAAGATCACAGACGTACTAGTTGTAGGTGGTGGTGTAATTCCTGAAGAAGACAAAAAGGCATTAGAAAAAGCAGGAGTTTCAGGAAACTTTGGTCCAGGAACATCATTAGACATAATCATAGACCACATAACAAAAGGCGTTTCAAAACTAAGAAAATTATAA